In the Girardinichthys multiradiatus isolate DD_20200921_A chromosome 4, DD_fGirMul_XY1, whole genome shotgun sequence genome, one interval contains:
- the nr1h3 gene encoding oxysterols receptor LXR-alpha, producing MSTLSVTDVGHDESKVFDGTPELQLDCMAEESSGNATMKPDGLLSLTDLSQPDDFPVPSRNGTSLTEMSSALPVEPNDIKLDPSAADASGSVEGQPVKRKKGPAPKMLGNEVCSVCSDKASGFHYNVLSCEGCKGFFRRSVIKSAQYSCKNNGRCEMDMYMRRKCQQCRLRKCREAGMLEQCVLSEEQIRLKKLKKQQEEETARTSIVVTPSSAQEAATLDPQQQEMIEKLVAMQKQCNKRSFLDRPKVTPWPQSQDLQNREVRQQRFAHFTELAIMSVQEIVDFAKQLPGFLELTREDQIALLKTSTIEIMLLETSRRYNPAIDSITFLKDFSYNKEDFAKAGLQFEFINPIFEFSKGMNDLHLDEAEYALLIAINIFSADRPNVQDHDLVERLQQPYVDALRSYITIKRPNDHLMFPRMLMKLVSLRTLSSVHSEQVFALRLQDKKLPPLLSEIWDVNE from the exons ATGTCCACGCTGTCTGTGACTGATGTTGGTCATG ATGAGAGTAAGGTGTTTGACGGCACCCCTGAGCTGCAGCTGGACTGCATGGCTGAGGAGAGCAGTGGAAACGCCACAATGAAGCCCGACGGCCTGCTGTCACTGACCGACCTCTCCCAGCCAGATGACTTCCCTGTCCCCTCCCGCAACGGCACGTCGCTCACTGAGATGAGCAGCGCTTTGCCAGTGGAGCCAAATGACATTAAACTGGATCCATCAGCAGCCGACGCGTCTGGTAGCGTAG AAGGGCAGCCAGTGAAGAGAAAAAAGGGGCCGGCTCCGAAGATGCTGGGAAACGAGGTGTGCAGTGTCTGCAGCGACAAAGCTTCTGGTTTCCACTACAATGTGCTGAGCTGCGAGGGCTGCAAGGGCTTCTTCCGCCGCAGCGTCATTAAAAGCGCCCAGTACTCGTGCAAGAACAATGGCCGCTGTGAAATGGACATGTACATGCGCCGTAAGTGCCAGCAGTGCCGCCTGCGCAAGTGTCGGGAGGCAGGCATGCTGGAACAAT GTGTTCTTTCTGAGGAGCAAATCCGAttgaaaaagctgaaaaagcagcaggaggaggaaacGGCACGTACCTCCATAGTAGTCACACCAAGCTCTGCACAGGAAGCAGCCACACTCGATCCCCAGCAGCAGGAGATGATTGAGAAGCTGGTGGCTATGCAGAAACAATGCAACAAGAGGTCCTTCCTTGACCGACCAAAGGTTACG CCATGGCCACAGAGTCAAGACTTGCAGAACCGAGAAGTGCGACAGCAACGGTTCGCCCATTTTACAGAGCTCGCAATAATGTCAGTCCAGGAGATTGTGGATTTCGCAAAGCAGCTTCCTGGTTTCCTTGAGTTGACGAGAGAAGACCAGATCGCTCTACTAAAAACGTCTACCATTGAG ATTATGCTTCTAGAGACATCACGCCGATACAATCCTGCTATTGATAGCAtcacatttctcaaagatttcaGCTATAATAAAGAGGATTTTGCCAAAGCAG GGCTTCAGTTTGAGTTCATTAACCCCATCTTTGAGTTTTCAAAAGGAATGAACGACCTGCACCTTGATGAGGCCGAATACGCTCTGCTCATTGCTATCAACATCTTTTCAGCAG ATCGGCCAAATGTGCAGGATCACGATCTGGTTGAGAGGCTGCAGCAGCCCTATGTGGACGCTCTGCGCTCTTACATCACAATAAAGAGACCAAAT GACCACCTGATGTTCCCCCGTATGCTGATGAAGCTGGTGAGCCTTCGCACATTGAGCAGTGTCCACTCGGAGCAGGTTTTTGCCCTCCGCCTACAGGATAAGAAGCTTCCTCCGCTGCTGTCTGAAATCTGGGATGTCAATGAGTGA